The Takifugu flavidus isolate HTHZ2018 chromosome 21, ASM371156v2, whole genome shotgun sequence genome has a window encoding:
- the clasp2 gene encoding CLIP-associating protein 2 isoform X33, whose amino-acid sequence MRRLICQRICDYRSFEDDDSVDGNRSSSAQTFKVPKVPKKPADSSAARRPSATSGKLVSKESAGAVDEEDFIKSFTDVPTVQIYSARDLEDNLNKIREICSDDKHDWDQRAIALKKIRSLLVAGAPTYDCFYQHLRLLDGAFKLSAKDLRSQVVREACITVAYISTILGNKFDHGAEAIVPVLFNLIPNCAKVMASSGVSAIRIIIRHTHVPRLIPLITSNCTSKSVAVRRRCYDFLDLLLQEWQTHSLERHTSVLVESIKKGIRDADSEARIEARKAYWGLRNHFPSEADALYNSLESSYQRTLQSCLKSSGSVASLPQSDRSSSSSQESLNRPLTSKWSAAPGRVPASSKGRVSATSLQRSRSDVDVNAAAVAKHRYVGQTRAAGHLPPGSYSSLDDASDKIDGRVRTKQPLSTPSGMTSQGDSRGRSRAKMVSQSQPGSRSGSPGRVLTSTALSTMSSGPHRVLAGSSTDGRRRSRIPRSQGCSRDSSPTRLSVAPSSISSIYNGASRGARGSRIPRPSMSQGCSREASRESSRDASPVRSFTPLGSGFGISQSSRLSSSVSAMRVLNTGSDVEEALADALLLGDMRSKRKPGRRRYENYGMYSDDDANSDASSACSERSYSSRNGGAIPTYMRQTEDVAEVLNRCASANWSERKEGLLGLQALLKNQRTLSRVELKRLCEIFTRMFADPHSKVFSMFLETLVDFIQVHKEDLQDWLFVLLTQLLKKMGADLLGSVQAKVQKALDVTRESFPNDLQFTILMRFTVDQTQTPNLKVKVAILRYIETLTLQMEAPDFVNSSETRLAVSRIITWTTEPKSSDVRKAAQSVLISLFQLNTPEFSMLLAALPKTFQDGATKLLQNHLKNTGSVAQAPVGSPLTRHTPRSPASWSSPVTSPTNTSQNTPSPSAFDYDTENMNSEDIYSSLKGVTEAIQNFSFRSQEDMNEPVQRRDGEEGDSGTDGRGSDVMDGGRMALDNKTSLLNTPLLSSSPRGAREHFSDSPFKHSRKDTSMDDSEQFTDDSGLDQSELVAELLKELSNHNERIEERKAALCELLKLIRENTLQVWDEHFKTILLLLLETMGDREHVIRTLALRVLREILNKQPWRFKNYAELTIMKALEAHKDPHKEVVRAAEETAAMLALSISPDQCIKVLCPIIQSADYPINLAAMKMQTKVVERVPRDSLINLLPEIVPGLIQGYDNSESSVRKACVFCLVAIYTVIGEDLKPHLSQLSSSKLKLLNLYIKRAQSGSSGSEPPSEGL is encoded by the exons ATGAGGCGTCTTATCTGCCAGCGGATCTGTGACT ATCGCAGTTTTGAGGACGATGACAGTGTGGATGGGAATCGTTCTTCCTCAGCCCAGACCTTCAAGGTCCCAAAAGTTCCCAAGAAGCCTGCAGATTCCTCTGCTGCACGCCGGCCCAGTGCAACAAGTGGAAAGCTTG tgTCCAAGGAAAGTGCTGGGGCAGTGGATGAGGAGGACTTCATTAAGTCTTTTACAGATGTCCCCACTGTCCAG ATCTATTCCGCAAGGGATCTGGAAGACAACCTGAATAAGATCCGTGAGATCTGCTCTGATGACAAACATGACTGGGACCAGAGAGCGATTGCT CTGAAGAAGATTCGCTCACTCTTAGTTGCCGGTGCTCCCACCTACGACTGTTTCTACCAGCATTTACGACTCCTGGATGGAGCCTTCAAATTATCAGCTAAAGACCTGCGCTCACAAGTTGTCCGTGAGGCTTGCATTACTGTGGC TTACATATCGACAATACTAGGGAATAAATTCGATCACGGAGCAGAAGCGATCGTGCCCGTATTGTTCAACCTCATCCCCAACTGTGCCAAAGTGATGGCCTCCTCTGGGGTGTCTGCCATCCGCATCATTATACGG CACACTCATGTCCCTCGACTCATTCCCTTGATAACCAGTAACTGCACATCCAAATCTGTAGCCGTGAGAAG GCGCTGTTATGACTTCCTGGACCTTCTGCTACAGGAATGGCAAACCCACTCACTGGAGAG GCATACATCTGTTCTTGTTGAGAGCATCAAGAAGGGAATCCGAGATGCAGATTCAGAAGCTCGAATTGAAGCTCGCAA AGCTTACTGGGGGCTGAGGAACCACTTTCCATCAGAGGCCGATGCTCTTTACAACTCGCTGGAATCCTCTTACCAAAGGACCCTTCAGTCCTGCCTGAAGAGCTCCGGCAGTGTGGCTTCACTTCCACAGAGCgaccgctcctcttcctcttctcaagAGAGCCTCAA TCGGCCTCTAACCTCTAAATGGTCAGCAGCTCCTGGCAGAG TCCCTGCAAGCTCAAAGGGTAGAGTGTCAGCGACCTCCCTGCAGCGTTCCCGTAGTGATGTGGATGTAAATGCAGCCGCTGTCGCTAAGCATCGATACGTTGGACAGACCAGGGCAGCAGGGCATCTGCCCCCTGGCTCCTATTCCTCACTGG ATGATGCCTCTGATAAAATAGATG GCCGTGTACGTACCAAACAGCCTTTGTCCACTCCCAGCGGTATGACCAGCCAGGGTGACTCACGGGGACGCAGCCGCGCTAAGATGGTCTCCCAGTCTCAAC CTGGCAGTCGAAGTGGCTCCCCCGGGCGTGTTCTGACCAGCACGGCGCTGAGCACCATGAGCTCAGGACCCCACAGGGTGTTGGCTGGATCCAGTACAGATGGACGCAGACGAAGCCGCATTCCCCGGAGCCAGGGCTGTTCCAGAGATTCTTCCCCTACCCGTCTGTCCGTCG CTCCTTCCAGCATTAGTTCCATATACAATGGAGCAAGCAGAGGAG CTCGGGGCAGTCGTATTCCACGTCCCAGTATGAGTcagggctgcagcagagaagcCAGCAGGGAGAGCAGCAGGGACGCCAGCCCCGTCCGCTCCTTCACACCGCTGG GATCGGGCTTTGGTATCAGTCAGTCCAGTCGTCTTTCCTCTTCGGTCAGTGCCATGAGGGTCCTCAACACTGGGTCGGATGTTGAAGAGGCTCTCGCTGATGCCTTG CTGTTGGGAGACATGCGATCCAAG AGGAAGCCAGGGCGGCGACGGTACGAAAACTACGGCATGTACTCTGACGATGATGCTAACAGTGACGCTTCCAGCGCCTGTTCCGAGAGATCCTACAGCTCCAGGAATGGAGGAGCCATTCCCACATACATGAGACAGACTGAGGATGTAGCTGAG GTTTTAAACCGTTGTGCCAGTGCCAACTggtcagagaggaaggaggggctgTTGGGCCTGCAGGCCCTGCTAAAGAACCAGCGCACTCTCAG TCGGGTTGAATTGAAGAGATTGTGTGAAATCTTCACCCGGATGTTTGCCGATCCTCACAGTAAG GTCTTCAGTATGTTCCTGGAGACGCTGGTGGATTTCATCCAGGTCCATAAGGAGGATCTTCAGGACTGGCTATTCGTTCTGCTGAcacagctgctgaagaagaTGGGCGCCGACCTGCTGGGCTCAGTACAAGCTAAAGTTCAGAAAGCTCTGGATGTCACACG AGAGTCTTTCCCCAATGATCTGCAGTTTACTATTCTTATGAGGTTCACAGTAGACCAGACCCAGACACCAAATCTCAAG GTGAAGGTGGCCATTCTTCGGTATATCGAAACACTGACATTACAGATGGAAGCCCCAGACTTTGTGAATTCCAGTGAGACGAGGCTGGCAGTTTCACGCATCATCACCTGGACGACCGAGCCCAAGAGCTCCGATGTCAGAAAG GCAGCACAGTCGGTGCTCATCTCATTGTTTCAGCTCAACACGCCTGAGTTTAGCATGTTGTTGGCAGCTCTTCCAAAAACCTTTCAAGATGGAGCTACAAAACTGCTTCAGAATCACCTAAAGAACACCGGCAGCGTGGCACAG GCACCCGTGGGCAGTCCTTTAACACGCCACACTCCTAGATCACCAGCCAGCTGGTCCAGCCCAGTGACCTCCCCTACCAATACCTCCCAGAACACCCCATCACCAAG TGCTTTTGACTACGACACAGAGAACATGAACTCGGAGGATATCTACAGCTCACTCAAAGGCGTCACTGAGGCAATCCAGAACTTCAGCTTTCGTAGTCAGGAGGACATGAATGAACCGGTCCAAAGGCGGGACGGAGAGGAG GGGGACAGCGGGACAGATGGCAGAGGGTCAGACGTGATGGATGGAGGCCGCATGGCTCTGGACAACAAAACATCCCTCCTCAACACcccgctgctctcctccagcccACGAGGAGCCCGCGAGCATTTCTCAGACTCTCCCTTTAAACACAGCCGCAAAGACACCAGCATGGACGATTCGGAGCAGTTCACCGACG ATAGCGGACTGGACCAGTCGGAGCTGGTGGCCGAGCTTCTGAAAGAGCTGTCCAACCACAACGAGCGCATCGAGGAGAGGAAGGCGGCTCTGTGCGAGCTGCTCAAGTTGATCCGTGAAAACACCCTGCAGGTGTGGGACGAACATTTCAAAAccatcctgctgcttctgctggaaaCGATGGGCGACCGAGAG CATGTCATTCGAACACTGGCCCTGCGGGTGCTGAGGGAGATTCTCAACAAGCAACCTTGGAGGTTCAAGAACTACGCAGAGCTCACCATCATGAAGGCCCTGGAGGCTCATAAAGACCCCCATAAGGAG GTGGtacgagcagcagaggagacggcGGCCATGTTGGCGTTGTCCATCAGTCCAGACCAGTGTATCAAGGTGCTGTGTCCCATCATCCAGTCAGCGGACTACCCTATCAATCTAGCCGCCATGAAGATGCAGACCAAAGTGGTGGAGAGAGTTCCCCGTGACAGCCTGATCAACCTGCTGCCGGAAATCGTGCCAGGACTCATTCAG GGCTACGACAACTCTGAGAGCAGCGTCCGGAAGGCCTGCGTCTTCTGTTTGGTGGCTATTTACACGGTGATCGGAGAGGATCTCAAACCGCACCTCAGCCAGCTCTCAAGCAGCAAG ctgaagctgctgaatctCTACATCAAGCGTGCCCAGTCTGGCTCCAGCGGCAGCGAGCCCCCATCAGAGGGCCTATAG
- the clasp2 gene encoding CLIP-associating protein 2 isoform X34 codes for MRRLICQRICDYRSFEDDDSVDGNRSSSAQTFKVPKVPKKPADSSAARRPSATSGKLVSKESAGAVDEEDFIKSFTDVPTVQIYSARDLEDNLNKIREICSDDKHDWDQRAIALKKIRSLLVAGAPTYDCFYQHLRLLDGAFKLSAKDLRSQVVREACITVAYISTILGNKFDHGAEAIVPVLFNLIPNCAKVMASSGVSAIRIIIRHTHVPRLIPLITSNCTSKSVAVRRRCYDFLDLLLQEWQTHSLERHTSVLVESIKKGIRDADSEARIEARKAYWGLRNHFPSEADALYNSLESSYQRTLQSCLKSSGSVASLPQSDRSSSSSQESLNRPLTSKWSAAPGRVPASSKGRVSATSLQRSRSDVDVNAAAVAKHRYVGQTRAAGHLPPGSYSSLDDASDKIDGRVRTKQPLSTPSGMTSQGDSRGRSRAKMVSQSQPGSRSGSPGRVLTSTALSTMSSGPHRVLAGSSTDGRRRSRIPRSQGCSRDSSPTRLSVAPSSISSIYNGASRGARGSRIPRPSMSQGCSREASRESSRDASPVRSFTPLGSGFGISQSSRLSSSVSAMRVLNTGSDVEEALADALRKPGRRRYENYGMYSDDDANSDASSACSERSYSSRNGGAIPTYMRQTEDVAEVLNRCASANWSERKEGLLGLQALLKNQRTLSRVELKRLCEIFTRMFADPHSKVFSMFLETLVDFIQVHKEDLQDWLFVLLTQLLKKMGADLLGSVQAKVQKALDVTRESFPNDLQFTILMRFTVDQTQTPNLKVKVAILRYIETLTLQMEAPDFVNSSETRLAVSRIITWTTEPKSSDVRKAAQSVLISLFQLNTPEFSMLLAALPKTFQDGATKLLQNHLKNTGSVAQAPVGSPLTRHTPRSPASWSSPVTSPTNTSQNTPSPSAFDYDTENMNSEDIYSSLKGVTEAIQNFSFRSQEDMNEPVQRRDGEEGDSGTDGRGSDVMDGGRMALDNKTSLLNTPLLSSSPRGAREHFSDSPFKHSRKDTSMDDSEQFTDDSGLDQSELVAELLKELSNHNERIEERKAALCELLKLIRENTLQVWDEHFKTILLLLLETMGDREHVIRTLALRVLREILNKQPWRFKNYAELTIMKALEAHKDPHKEVVRAAEETAAMLALSISPDQCIKVLCPIIQSADYPINLAAMKMQTKVVERVPRDSLINLLPEIVPGLIQGYDNSESSVRKACVFCLVAIYTVIGEDLKPHLSQLSSSKLKLLNLYIKRAQSGSSGSEPPSEGL; via the exons ATGAGGCGTCTTATCTGCCAGCGGATCTGTGACT ATCGCAGTTTTGAGGACGATGACAGTGTGGATGGGAATCGTTCTTCCTCAGCCCAGACCTTCAAGGTCCCAAAAGTTCCCAAGAAGCCTGCAGATTCCTCTGCTGCACGCCGGCCCAGTGCAACAAGTGGAAAGCTTG tgTCCAAGGAAAGTGCTGGGGCAGTGGATGAGGAGGACTTCATTAAGTCTTTTACAGATGTCCCCACTGTCCAG ATCTATTCCGCAAGGGATCTGGAAGACAACCTGAATAAGATCCGTGAGATCTGCTCTGATGACAAACATGACTGGGACCAGAGAGCGATTGCT CTGAAGAAGATTCGCTCACTCTTAGTTGCCGGTGCTCCCACCTACGACTGTTTCTACCAGCATTTACGACTCCTGGATGGAGCCTTCAAATTATCAGCTAAAGACCTGCGCTCACAAGTTGTCCGTGAGGCTTGCATTACTGTGGC TTACATATCGACAATACTAGGGAATAAATTCGATCACGGAGCAGAAGCGATCGTGCCCGTATTGTTCAACCTCATCCCCAACTGTGCCAAAGTGATGGCCTCCTCTGGGGTGTCTGCCATCCGCATCATTATACGG CACACTCATGTCCCTCGACTCATTCCCTTGATAACCAGTAACTGCACATCCAAATCTGTAGCCGTGAGAAG GCGCTGTTATGACTTCCTGGACCTTCTGCTACAGGAATGGCAAACCCACTCACTGGAGAG GCATACATCTGTTCTTGTTGAGAGCATCAAGAAGGGAATCCGAGATGCAGATTCAGAAGCTCGAATTGAAGCTCGCAA AGCTTACTGGGGGCTGAGGAACCACTTTCCATCAGAGGCCGATGCTCTTTACAACTCGCTGGAATCCTCTTACCAAAGGACCCTTCAGTCCTGCCTGAAGAGCTCCGGCAGTGTGGCTTCACTTCCACAGAGCgaccgctcctcttcctcttctcaagAGAGCCTCAA TCGGCCTCTAACCTCTAAATGGTCAGCAGCTCCTGGCAGAG TCCCTGCAAGCTCAAAGGGTAGAGTGTCAGCGACCTCCCTGCAGCGTTCCCGTAGTGATGTGGATGTAAATGCAGCCGCTGTCGCTAAGCATCGATACGTTGGACAGACCAGGGCAGCAGGGCATCTGCCCCCTGGCTCCTATTCCTCACTGG ATGATGCCTCTGATAAAATAGATG GCCGTGTACGTACCAAACAGCCTTTGTCCACTCCCAGCGGTATGACCAGCCAGGGTGACTCACGGGGACGCAGCCGCGCTAAGATGGTCTCCCAGTCTCAAC CTGGCAGTCGAAGTGGCTCCCCCGGGCGTGTTCTGACCAGCACGGCGCTGAGCACCATGAGCTCAGGACCCCACAGGGTGTTGGCTGGATCCAGTACAGATGGACGCAGACGAAGCCGCATTCCCCGGAGCCAGGGCTGTTCCAGAGATTCTTCCCCTACCCGTCTGTCCGTCG CTCCTTCCAGCATTAGTTCCATATACAATGGAGCAAGCAGAGGAG CTCGGGGCAGTCGTATTCCACGTCCCAGTATGAGTcagggctgcagcagagaagcCAGCAGGGAGAGCAGCAGGGACGCCAGCCCCGTCCGCTCCTTCACACCGCTGG GATCGGGCTTTGGTATCAGTCAGTCCAGTCGTCTTTCCTCTTCGGTCAGTGCCATGAGGGTCCTCAACACTGGGTCGGATGTTGAAGAGGCTCTCGCTGATGCCTTG AGGAAGCCAGGGCGGCGACGGTACGAAAACTACGGCATGTACTCTGACGATGATGCTAACAGTGACGCTTCCAGCGCCTGTTCCGAGAGATCCTACAGCTCCAGGAATGGAGGAGCCATTCCCACATACATGAGACAGACTGAGGATGTAGCTGAG GTTTTAAACCGTTGTGCCAGTGCCAACTggtcagagaggaaggaggggctgTTGGGCCTGCAGGCCCTGCTAAAGAACCAGCGCACTCTCAG TCGGGTTGAATTGAAGAGATTGTGTGAAATCTTCACCCGGATGTTTGCCGATCCTCACAGTAAG GTCTTCAGTATGTTCCTGGAGACGCTGGTGGATTTCATCCAGGTCCATAAGGAGGATCTTCAGGACTGGCTATTCGTTCTGCTGAcacagctgctgaagaagaTGGGCGCCGACCTGCTGGGCTCAGTACAAGCTAAAGTTCAGAAAGCTCTGGATGTCACACG AGAGTCTTTCCCCAATGATCTGCAGTTTACTATTCTTATGAGGTTCACAGTAGACCAGACCCAGACACCAAATCTCAAG GTGAAGGTGGCCATTCTTCGGTATATCGAAACACTGACATTACAGATGGAAGCCCCAGACTTTGTGAATTCCAGTGAGACGAGGCTGGCAGTTTCACGCATCATCACCTGGACGACCGAGCCCAAGAGCTCCGATGTCAGAAAG GCAGCACAGTCGGTGCTCATCTCATTGTTTCAGCTCAACACGCCTGAGTTTAGCATGTTGTTGGCAGCTCTTCCAAAAACCTTTCAAGATGGAGCTACAAAACTGCTTCAGAATCACCTAAAGAACACCGGCAGCGTGGCACAG GCACCCGTGGGCAGTCCTTTAACACGCCACACTCCTAGATCACCAGCCAGCTGGTCCAGCCCAGTGACCTCCCCTACCAATACCTCCCAGAACACCCCATCACCAAG TGCTTTTGACTACGACACAGAGAACATGAACTCGGAGGATATCTACAGCTCACTCAAAGGCGTCACTGAGGCAATCCAGAACTTCAGCTTTCGTAGTCAGGAGGACATGAATGAACCGGTCCAAAGGCGGGACGGAGAGGAG GGGGACAGCGGGACAGATGGCAGAGGGTCAGACGTGATGGATGGAGGCCGCATGGCTCTGGACAACAAAACATCCCTCCTCAACACcccgctgctctcctccagcccACGAGGAGCCCGCGAGCATTTCTCAGACTCTCCCTTTAAACACAGCCGCAAAGACACCAGCATGGACGATTCGGAGCAGTTCACCGACG ATAGCGGACTGGACCAGTCGGAGCTGGTGGCCGAGCTTCTGAAAGAGCTGTCCAACCACAACGAGCGCATCGAGGAGAGGAAGGCGGCTCTGTGCGAGCTGCTCAAGTTGATCCGTGAAAACACCCTGCAGGTGTGGGACGAACATTTCAAAAccatcctgctgcttctgctggaaaCGATGGGCGACCGAGAG CATGTCATTCGAACACTGGCCCTGCGGGTGCTGAGGGAGATTCTCAACAAGCAACCTTGGAGGTTCAAGAACTACGCAGAGCTCACCATCATGAAGGCCCTGGAGGCTCATAAAGACCCCCATAAGGAG GTGGtacgagcagcagaggagacggcGGCCATGTTGGCGTTGTCCATCAGTCCAGACCAGTGTATCAAGGTGCTGTGTCCCATCATCCAGTCAGCGGACTACCCTATCAATCTAGCCGCCATGAAGATGCAGACCAAAGTGGTGGAGAGAGTTCCCCGTGACAGCCTGATCAACCTGCTGCCGGAAATCGTGCCAGGACTCATTCAG GGCTACGACAACTCTGAGAGCAGCGTCCGGAAGGCCTGCGTCTTCTGTTTGGTGGCTATTTACACGGTGATCGGAGAGGATCTCAAACCGCACCTCAGCCAGCTCTCAAGCAGCAAG ctgaagctgctgaatctCTACATCAAGCGTGCCCAGTCTGGCTCCAGCGGCAGCGAGCCCCCATCAGAGGGCCTATAG